The sequence GCGCAGCCACATCTCCGGCTTCACGGTGATGCGGTGTGCGAGCGCGGCGATGGCGACGCGCTTGACGTCCTCGGGGAGCACGTAGTCGCGGCCGGCGATGAGCGCCACCGCGCGCGAGCAGGCGAGCAGCGCCAGGCCACCGCGCGGCGAGGCGCCGACGAGCACCTGCGAGTGCTCGCGGGTGGCGGCCACCAGCGCGACGATGTAGCGGCCGACGGTGTCCTCGACCGCGACGTCCTCGACGGCCTGCTGCATGGCGAGCAGCGTCGCCCGGTCGACGACGGTGCCGAGCTGCTGCTCCTCGCGCCGCCGCGAGATCCGCCGGCGCAACACCTCCCACTCGTCGTCGGTGCCCGGGTAGCCGAGCGAGACGCGCAGCAGGAAGCGGTCGAGCTGCGCCTCGGGCAATGGGTACGTGCCCTCGTACTCGATCGGGTTCGACGTCGCGAGCACGTGGAAGGGCGGCTCGATCCGGTACGTCGTGCCCTCGACGCTGACCTGCCGCTCCTGCATCGCCTCGAGCAGCGCGGCCTGCGTCTTCGGCGGCGTGCGGTTGATCTCGTCGGCGAGCAGC is a genomic window of Streptosporangiales bacterium containing:
- a CDS encoding AAA domain-containing protein, with the protein product MTVTPRQAGELAASVVAEVEGAVVGKHDALESVLAGVLAGGHVLLEDLPGLGKTLVARSFAQVLDLDFRRVQFTPDLLPADITGAYVYDQSASRFDFRPGPVFTNLLLADEINRTPPKTQAALLEAMQERQVSVEGTTYRIEPPFHVLATSNPIEYEGTYPLPEAQLDRFLLRVSLGYPGTDDEWEVLRRRISRRREEQQLGTVVDRATLLAMQQAVEDVAVEDTVGRYIVALVAATREHSQVLVGASPRGGLALLACSRAVALIAGRDYVLPEDVKRVAIAALAHRITVKPEMWLRRVTAEDVVAQVVDQVPAPTTARVPTYGADWGDDG